In Horticoccus luteus, the following proteins share a genomic window:
- a CDS encoding MFS transporter: MPPSTPAPLDRNHKLVVFASSLGTVFEWYDFYIYGTLAAFFGKLFFPPGNDTAAFLSSLALFGVGFSVRPFGALVFGRIGDLVGRKYTFLVTIIVMGLSTALVGVLPTYAQIGFWAPVILVLLRLAQGLALGGEYGGAATYVAEHAPAGKRGAYTSWIQTTATIGFFLSLAVILGVRQVITPESFAAWGWRVPFIVSVLLLAVSIYIRMKLHESPVFAQMKAEGKTSKAPLRESFLHWPNAKLVLAALFGATAGQGVVWYAGQFYALYFLTATLKVEYVTAYLLIAVALLIGTPLFLLFGRWSDRIGRKPIMLAGFLLSVLTYQPIFHGLTRAANPALATAMEQAPVVLHTSEYHGHLAVAFEALGDAARKIVLPSKAVTETDHARTFLNAHGIPFTLASARSEGPLVLTVGPAAVTGFDQAAYEAALVPAGYPKKADPAAIDEVKVVALLSVLMLYVAMVYGPIAAFLVELFPTRIRYTSMSLPYHIGNGWFGGFLPLIAASIVVFTGNIYSGLWFPIAVAAMSFVVGWWALPETKDNDLRA, encoded by the coding sequence ATGCCTCCCTCGACCCCGGCCCCGCTCGACCGCAACCATAAGCTCGTCGTTTTCGCGTCATCGCTCGGCACCGTGTTCGAGTGGTATGACTTTTATATTTACGGGACGTTGGCGGCGTTTTTCGGAAAGCTTTTCTTCCCGCCGGGCAACGACACGGCGGCGTTTCTTTCCAGTCTGGCGCTGTTCGGGGTGGGGTTTTCCGTGCGGCCGTTTGGCGCGCTGGTCTTCGGGCGCATCGGCGATCTGGTCGGGCGAAAATACACGTTTCTCGTCACGATCATCGTGATGGGCTTGTCGACGGCGTTGGTGGGCGTGCTGCCGACGTATGCGCAGATCGGTTTTTGGGCGCCGGTGATTCTGGTGCTGCTGCGGCTGGCCCAAGGTCTGGCCCTGGGCGGGGAATACGGCGGGGCGGCGACCTACGTGGCGGAGCATGCGCCGGCGGGGAAACGCGGCGCGTATACGAGCTGGATCCAAACGACGGCGACGATCGGCTTCTTTCTTTCGCTGGCGGTGATTCTGGGGGTGCGGCAGGTGATCACGCCGGAGAGTTTTGCGGCGTGGGGCTGGCGCGTGCCGTTCATCGTGTCGGTGTTGCTGCTGGCGGTTTCCATTTACATCCGGATGAAGCTGCACGAGTCGCCGGTGTTTGCGCAGATGAAGGCGGAAGGGAAGACATCGAAGGCGCCGTTGCGGGAAAGTTTTCTGCACTGGCCGAACGCGAAGCTGGTGCTGGCGGCGTTGTTTGGCGCGACCGCGGGGCAGGGTGTCGTGTGGTATGCGGGGCAGTTTTACGCGCTGTATTTTCTGACGGCGACGCTGAAGGTGGAATACGTGACGGCGTATCTGCTGATCGCGGTGGCGTTGTTGATCGGCACGCCGCTGTTTCTGCTGTTTGGCCGCTGGTCGGATCGCATCGGCCGGAAGCCGATCATGCTCGCGGGTTTTTTGCTCTCGGTGCTCACGTATCAACCGATTTTCCACGGGTTGACGCGGGCGGCGAATCCGGCGCTGGCCACGGCGATGGAGCAGGCGCCGGTGGTGCTGCACACGAGCGAATATCACGGGCATCTCGCCGTGGCGTTTGAGGCGCTGGGCGATGCGGCGCGCAAGATCGTGCTGCCGAGCAAAGCGGTGACGGAGACGGATCACGCGCGGACCTTCCTGAACGCGCACGGGATTCCGTTCACGCTCGCGTCGGCGCGCAGCGAGGGGCCGTTGGTGTTAACGGTCGGCCCGGCGGCGGTGACAGGCTTCGATCAAGCGGCGTATGAGGCGGCGCTCGTGCCGGCGGGTTATCCGAAGAAGGCGGATCCGGCGGCGATCGATGAGGTGAAGGTGGTGGCGTTGCTCTCGGTGTTGATGCTTTACGTGGCGATGGTCTATGGGCCGATCGCGGCGTTTCTCGTGGAGCTGTTTCCGACGCGAATCCGCTACACGTCGATGTCGCTCCCGTATCATATCGGCAACGGCTGGTTCGGCGGTTTCCTGCCGTTGATTGCGGCGTCGATCGTGGTGTTCACGGGTAACATTTACTCGGGGCTGTGGTTTCCGATCGCGGTCGCGGCGATGTCGTTTGTCGTGGGCTGGTGGGCGCTGCCCGAAACGAAAGATAACGATCTGCGCGCGTAG
- a CDS encoding sodium:solute symporter family protein, with protein sequence MSLLGLHWIDALVVVIYVVAVLAVGQYLARKVKGESDFFLAGRKLGKWFQFFLSFGTMTDPGQATITASAVYKQGAGGGWLALITLFLTPYYWFTNVWFRRVRLTTMADLFEDRFGRRFLATLYAVVNLLVAIVSIGGGNIVALKTLEPIMAKPEAVYTVAERQSVDDYHAFVQLRKERAQAPLAPEKLDRYERLKDRYERGELKSYVSYLKPIPFYLSSSLLVAIFIMLGGLKASAMVDALQAVLVIVISGVLIPFGLARIGGVSGLHAKVPDYMFNLFGSTSVSEFTWYSIAALLLVQFIGIIGSQANMTVSGSAKNEYAARIGAVTGGFSKRFVTIAWCFCGLIAVALFGPNLSDPDQTWGLLTRTLLPVGLIGVMIVGILGGKLAALGANSVVLSGLVVKNLYEPLWPGKSERHYMLVARATVPTVLLLGIGVAVYLNSAVSLLKFMIALLVIWGAPILLMYTWRRLTEMAVRVQVIATMLFIGVVPWFVSATPGLRQLPALTVVTQERSARVQTRANADDVAAGRAAAVGEHVTKVQRLEPVSVFFEEGLAHSNPQDFSSPMEGLGRFNIEVWLISLTGFDVTRLTAAWLLTVRYLVDALLPMALLIVVSWMTKQRDPERVARFYVRLKTPVGATLEEDDKAVAESYANPTRYDHLKLFPRSNWEFTKWDRLDTIGFLGCCAFVGFILLFFKLVLSLGA encoded by the coding sequence ATGAGTCTTCTGGGCCTGCACTGGATCGATGCGTTGGTCGTCGTCATATATGTCGTCGCCGTTCTGGCGGTCGGCCAATACCTGGCGCGCAAGGTCAAGGGCGAGTCGGACTTCTTCCTGGCGGGGCGGAAGCTGGGGAAGTGGTTCCAGTTTTTCCTGAGCTTCGGGACGATGACGGATCCGGGGCAGGCGACGATCACGGCGAGTGCGGTTTACAAGCAAGGCGCCGGCGGCGGCTGGCTGGCACTGATCACGTTGTTTCTCACGCCGTATTACTGGTTCACGAATGTGTGGTTCCGGCGCGTGCGGCTGACGACGATGGCGGACTTGTTCGAGGACCGCTTTGGGCGGCGGTTTCTCGCGACGCTTTACGCGGTGGTGAATCTGCTCGTGGCGATCGTCTCCATCGGCGGCGGCAACATCGTGGCGTTGAAAACCCTCGAGCCGATCATGGCGAAACCGGAGGCGGTTTACACGGTGGCGGAGCGGCAGAGCGTCGATGACTATCACGCGTTCGTGCAACTGCGGAAGGAGCGCGCGCAGGCGCCGCTCGCGCCGGAGAAGCTCGACCGTTACGAACGGTTGAAAGATCGCTACGAGCGCGGGGAGTTGAAGTCCTACGTTTCGTATCTGAAGCCGATTCCATTCTACCTGTCGTCGTCGCTGCTGGTGGCGATTTTCATCATGCTGGGCGGACTCAAGGCGTCGGCGATGGTGGATGCGTTGCAAGCGGTGCTGGTGATCGTGATTTCGGGGGTGCTGATTCCGTTCGGGTTGGCGCGCATCGGCGGCGTGTCGGGTCTGCACGCGAAAGTGCCGGACTACATGTTCAACCTGTTTGGGTCGACGTCGGTGAGCGAGTTCACGTGGTATTCGATCGCGGCGCTGCTGCTGGTGCAGTTCATCGGCATCATCGGTTCGCAGGCGAACATGACGGTGAGCGGTTCGGCGAAAAACGAATACGCGGCGCGCATCGGCGCGGTGACGGGCGGATTCAGCAAACGGTTTGTGACGATCGCGTGGTGTTTCTGCGGGTTGATCGCGGTGGCGCTGTTCGGGCCGAACCTGTCGGATCCCGATCAGACGTGGGGCCTGCTCACGCGCACGCTGCTGCCGGTCGGGCTGATCGGCGTGATGATTGTGGGCATTCTCGGAGGAAAACTCGCGGCGCTGGGCGCGAACTCGGTGGTGCTGTCGGGCCTCGTGGTGAAGAATCTTTACGAGCCGCTGTGGCCGGGGAAGAGCGAGCGGCACTACATGTTGGTGGCGCGGGCGACGGTGCCGACGGTGCTCCTGCTGGGGATCGGCGTGGCGGTGTATCTCAACAGTGCGGTGTCGTTGTTGAAGTTCATGATCGCGCTGCTGGTGATCTGGGGCGCGCCGATCCTGTTGATGTATACGTGGCGGCGGTTGACGGAGATGGCGGTGCGCGTGCAAGTGATCGCGACGATGCTCTTTATCGGCGTGGTGCCGTGGTTCGTCTCGGCGACGCCGGGATTGCGGCAGTTGCCGGCGTTGACCGTCGTGACACAGGAACGGAGCGCACGGGTGCAGACGCGCGCGAATGCGGATGATGTGGCCGCCGGACGCGCCGCCGCGGTGGGCGAGCATGTGACGAAGGTGCAACGGCTGGAGCCGGTCTCGGTGTTTTTCGAGGAAGGTCTGGCGCACAGCAACCCGCAGGATTTTTCGTCGCCGATGGAAGGACTCGGGCGGTTCAACATCGAAGTGTGGTTGATATCGTTGACGGGCTTCGACGTGACGCGGTTGACGGCGGCGTGGCTGCTGACGGTGCGCTACCTCGTCGATGCGCTGCTGCCGATGGCGCTGCTGATCGTAGTCAGTTGGATGACGAAGCAGCGCGATCCGGAGCGCGTGGCGCGGTTTTATGTGCGCTTGAAGACGCCGGTGGGCGCGACGCTGGAAGAGGACGACAAAGCGGTGGCGGAAAGTTACGCGAATCCGACGCGCTACGATCATCTGAAGCTTTTTCCGCGTTCGAACTGGGAGTTCACGAAGTGGGATCGCCTCGACACGATCGGCTTTCTGGGGTGCTGCGCGTTCGTGGGCTTCATCCTGTTGTTCTTCAAACTCGTGCTATCCCTCGGCGCGTGA
- a CDS encoding ankyrin repeat domain-containing protein, which translates to MTTSPLPERPNLEQLKHQAKELLRSAREKDPVALVRFRALPALAARSAADLATLRLALHDAQSVLAREHGFPSWNALRERVEELTLQFDQAVTQFVRGSVEHRLTRAERARTLFPDLVAKDFHAALVFGEATVVARHLAADPGLATRPGGPLKWAPLLYVAHSRWVDKNSAGLIATARLLLSQGADVNTGYPWEGDPQQKLSALWAAACHARHYALAQLLLESGAQPDDGESGYHAAENGDVAMLDLLAAHGAHADGGDGARSWGNTPLFFILGHFAGLSHDAPVRRGVAWLLAHGADANRVCYPEQAAETPVHAAARHWDVPMLELLFQHGAHLRTRRADGRTPFALASLHGNIAVADWLRAHDGADELSGTERFLAAGMRGDRAKVAMMLRAEPKLRALFDRPGTKKLARELAGRRDTTALETMLDAGFDPAGTDAMGATPLHWAAFSGNLAAARILLAHGAPADVRDSTYHATPLGWTDYAEVNRPQPDGDYAGVAHALIAAGSPLPTEEEFERWGSDPIKTLVADALRERKT; encoded by the coding sequence ATGACAACATCGCCGTTACCCGAGCGCCCGAATCTCGAGCAGCTCAAGCATCAAGCCAAGGAACTGCTGCGGTCCGCCCGCGAAAAAGATCCGGTCGCGCTCGTGCGTTTCCGTGCCCTTCCGGCGCTCGCCGCGCGCTCCGCCGCCGACCTCGCCACGCTCCGCCTCGCGCTGCACGACGCCCAGTCCGTCCTCGCGCGTGAACATGGCTTCCCTTCTTGGAACGCCCTCCGCGAGCGCGTGGAAGAGCTCACCCTGCAATTCGACCAAGCCGTCACGCAATTTGTCCGCGGCTCCGTCGAACACCGCCTCACCCGCGCCGAACGCGCCCGCACGCTCTTTCCCGATCTCGTCGCGAAAGACTTCCACGCCGCACTCGTTTTCGGCGAAGCCACGGTAGTCGCTCGTCATCTCGCCGCCGATCCCGGCCTGGCGACGCGTCCCGGCGGCCCCTTGAAATGGGCCCCGCTTCTCTATGTCGCCCACTCCCGCTGGGTCGACAAAAACTCCGCCGGCCTCATCGCCACCGCGCGCCTGCTCCTGAGCCAGGGCGCCGACGTGAATACCGGCTACCCCTGGGAAGGCGACCCGCAGCAAAAACTCTCCGCGCTCTGGGCCGCGGCGTGCCATGCCCGGCACTACGCTCTCGCGCAGCTCCTCTTGGAATCCGGCGCCCAGCCCGATGACGGCGAATCCGGCTATCACGCCGCGGAGAACGGCGACGTCGCCATGCTCGATCTCCTCGCCGCCCACGGAGCGCACGCCGACGGCGGCGACGGCGCTCGTTCCTGGGGCAACACGCCGCTCTTCTTCATCCTCGGCCACTTTGCCGGGCTCTCGCACGATGCTCCGGTCCGCCGCGGAGTCGCCTGGCTCCTCGCGCACGGCGCCGATGCGAATCGCGTTTGCTACCCCGAGCAGGCCGCCGAGACGCCCGTCCACGCCGCCGCACGCCATTGGGATGTGCCGATGCTCGAACTTCTCTTTCAACACGGCGCTCATCTGCGCACCCGCCGCGCCGACGGTCGCACGCCCTTCGCGCTCGCCTCGCTCCACGGCAACATCGCCGTCGCCGACTGGTTGCGCGCCCACGATGGCGCCGACGAACTCAGCGGCACGGAGCGCTTTCTCGCCGCCGGCATGCGCGGCGACCGCGCCAAGGTCGCCATGATGCTCCGCGCCGAACCCAAGCTGCGCGCGCTCTTCGATCGCCCCGGCACGAAAAAACTCGCGCGCGAACTCGCCGGTCGCCGCGACACCACCGCACTCGAAACCATGCTCGACGCCGGCTTCGATCCTGCCGGCACCGACGCGATGGGCGCCACTCCGCTGCATTGGGCCGCTTTCTCGGGCAACCTCGCCGCTGCCCGCATCCTCCTCGCTCACGGCGCGCCCGCCGACGTGCGCGACTCGACCTACCACGCCACTCCCCTCGGCTGGACTGACTATGCTGAGGTCAACCGGCCGCAGCCGGACGGCGATTATGCCGGCGTCGCGCACGCGTTGATCGCCGCCGGCTCTCCTCTGCCGACCGAAGAGGAATTCGAACGCTGGGGCAGCGATCCGATCAAGACCCTCGTCGCCGACGCCCTGCGCGAACGCAAAACCTGA
- a CDS encoding trans-sulfuration enzyme family protein, translating into MQNDPTPAARQLSPRRKTTTATSLAELAREQLAHFHLDPHSPIGAPLLRLAERLYAAHGDLAELWAATTRELADLPRGDRLALFNAKKFLTFQLAKLLDTLQNPTRAVHQSLGHSAATTLAKGPYPTFDNVAALFSANPVITRTATYIFACTEWIDDAFQGREFLHEIYSRLLNPTSISLANHIVEIEAGPLAHEYLAWNFNSGMAAIDSLLAHLVGYEDVVLASRNVYGGTHQLLHDWYGKKSNLNVAVEFFDGATADDFERALATVRATYADRLAPAGARRIYVYLESPCNPHGVFLDVPAICRSAHAAGLTVILDATVGTPFLVRPLQESEPAARPDYVIHSYTKDLVGNGDTTAGVVLGRNADMFLPKGDPGWDHTLFWNVYYIKGAFLDADKAYEVLSGMKTLEMRMLKKCINTAILARWLASHPHLSVHGPANPTDPNAPLAARLSYLGLPAPLFTIDFEAAGLSRLTFERFFDSLSPMFGHMVSLGQSNTVILCPALTSHSELDPAALRAAGITPTTIRIAVGDEDPRELIRDFLATARLAIDPDLPGFSARFLPGADVDTLCDHVYLDVHRRHAAAAPRFATPN; encoded by the coding sequence ATGCAAAACGACCCCACCCCGGCCGCACGGCAGCTTTCGCCGCGCCGCAAAACCACCACCGCGACCTCCCTCGCCGAACTCGCGCGCGAACAGCTCGCCCACTTCCACCTCGATCCCCATTCGCCCATCGGCGCGCCGCTCCTCCGCCTCGCCGAACGCCTCTACGCCGCCCACGGCGACCTCGCCGAACTCTGGGCCGCCACCACCCGCGAGCTCGCCGATCTCCCGCGGGGCGACCGCCTCGCTCTCTTCAACGCGAAGAAATTCCTCACCTTCCAGTTGGCGAAGCTCCTCGATACGCTGCAAAATCCCACCCGCGCCGTCCACCAATCCCTCGGCCACTCCGCCGCGACCACCCTGGCGAAAGGCCCGTATCCCACCTTCGACAACGTCGCCGCCCTCTTCTCCGCCAACCCCGTCATCACCCGCACCGCCACCTATATTTTCGCCTGCACCGAGTGGATCGACGATGCGTTTCAAGGCCGCGAATTTCTCCACGAAATTTACTCCCGTCTCCTCAATCCCACCTCGATCTCCCTCGCCAACCACATCGTCGAAATCGAAGCCGGCCCGCTCGCGCACGAGTATCTCGCGTGGAACTTCAACAGCGGCATGGCCGCGATCGACTCCCTCCTCGCCCACCTCGTCGGCTACGAGGATGTCGTGCTCGCCTCGCGCAACGTTTACGGCGGCACCCACCAGCTCCTCCACGACTGGTATGGCAAGAAATCCAACCTCAACGTCGCCGTGGAGTTCTTCGACGGCGCCACCGCCGACGATTTCGAACGCGCCCTCGCCACCGTGCGTGCGACCTACGCCGATCGCCTCGCGCCCGCCGGCGCCCGCCGGATCTACGTTTACCTCGAAAGCCCGTGCAATCCCCACGGCGTGTTTCTCGACGTTCCCGCCATCTGCCGCTCCGCGCACGCCGCCGGCCTCACCGTCATTCTCGATGCCACCGTCGGCACGCCGTTTCTCGTCCGCCCGCTTCAGGAATCCGAACCGGCGGCGCGTCCCGATTACGTGATTCACAGCTACACGAAAGACCTCGTCGGCAATGGCGATACCACCGCCGGCGTCGTCCTCGGCCGCAACGCCGACATGTTTCTGCCCAAAGGCGATCCCGGCTGGGACCACACGCTTTTCTGGAACGTTTACTATATCAAAGGCGCGTTCCTCGACGCCGACAAAGCCTACGAAGTGCTCTCCGGCATGAAGACCCTCGAGATGCGCATGCTGAAAAAGTGCATCAACACCGCCATCCTCGCGCGCTGGCTCGCCTCCCATCCCCACCTCAGCGTCCACGGCCCGGCCAATCCCACCGACCCCAACGCCCCGCTCGCCGCCCGTCTCAGCTACCTCGGCCTGCCGGCGCCTCTCTTCACCATCGACTTCGAAGCCGCCGGCCTCTCGCGGCTCACCTTCGAACGTTTCTTCGACTCCCTCTCGCCCATGTTCGGCCACATGGTTTCCCTCGGTCAGAGCAACACCGTCATCCTCTGCCCCGCGCTTACCTCGCACAGCGAACTCGACCCCGCCGCCCTCCGCGCTGCCGGCATCACCCCGACCACCATCCGCATCGCTGTCGGCGACGAAGATCCGCGCGAACTCATTCGCGACTTTCTCGCCACCGCCCGCCTCGCGATCGACCCCGACCTTCCCGGTTTCTCCGCGCGCTTCCTCCCCGGTGCCGACGTCGACACGCTGTGCGACCACGTCTACCTCGACGTGCATCGCCGACACGCCGCCGCCGCCCCGCGGTTTGCGACGCCGAATTGA
- the arsN2 gene encoding arsenic resistance N-acetyltransferase ArsN2 gives MQRTGGDFGVGDRYPAGKSGGMGASDTVEFTAAVGHDEAEIAALLAAADLPHSDIGAHWANFIVARAEARIVGVVGAEVHGADGLLRSLAVAAAWRGRGLGRQLVQRLRVAQPAVRRWWVLTTTAESFFAELRFGRVERRLAPAAIAATEEFRTLCPSTAVCLVRREAGP, from the coding sequence GTGCAGCGGACGGGCGGCGATTTTGGCGTCGGCGACCGGTATCCGGCCGGCAAGAGTGGCGGCATGGGAGCAAGCGACACAGTCGAGTTTACGGCCGCGGTGGGGCACGACGAAGCGGAAATCGCGGCGCTACTGGCGGCCGCGGATCTGCCGCACAGCGACATCGGCGCGCACTGGGCGAACTTCATCGTCGCCCGCGCGGAGGCGCGAATCGTCGGGGTGGTTGGCGCGGAAGTGCACGGGGCGGATGGGTTGCTGCGCTCTCTGGCCGTGGCGGCGGCATGGCGGGGCCGGGGGCTGGGACGGCAGTTGGTGCAACGGTTGCGCGTCGCGCAGCCGGCGGTGCGAAGGTGGTGGGTGCTGACGACGACGGCGGAATCGTTTTTCGCCGAGCTGCGTTTCGGGCGAGTGGAGCGGCGGCTCGCGCCGGCGGCGATCGCGGCGACGGAGGAGTTTCGCACGCTTTGTCCGTCGACCGCGGTGTGTTTGGTGCGGCGCGAAGCCGGGCCGTAA
- a CDS encoding DJ-1/PfpI family protein: MNRKTVAILVFDDVEVLDLAGPFEVFAVTDELCDYGAFNVCTVAPRADVVRARNGLRVVPDYALENCPPAEILVVPGGFGTRALLNDEAVIAWVRTRATGAEIVMSVCTGALVLARAGLLDGLRVTTHHEVLDTLRALAPAATVDANRRYHDNGRVLTAAGISAGIDGALHLVRRELGEAVAERTARYMEYTPEDGRARQAFIP, from the coding sequence GTGAACCGGAAGACGGTGGCGATTTTGGTGTTCGACGACGTCGAGGTGCTCGACCTCGCCGGACCGTTTGAGGTGTTCGCGGTGACGGATGAGCTCTGCGACTACGGAGCGTTCAACGTGTGCACGGTCGCGCCGCGGGCGGATGTGGTGCGGGCGCGGAACGGACTGCGCGTCGTGCCGGATTACGCGTTGGAGAATTGTCCGCCAGCGGAGATTCTCGTGGTCCCAGGCGGCTTCGGCACGCGGGCGCTGTTGAACGACGAGGCGGTGATCGCGTGGGTGCGAACACGGGCGACGGGCGCGGAGATCGTGATGAGCGTGTGCACGGGTGCGCTCGTGCTGGCGCGCGCGGGTTTGCTGGATGGGTTGCGGGTGACGACGCATCACGAAGTGTTGGACACGTTGCGGGCGTTGGCGCCGGCGGCGACGGTGGACGCGAACAGGCGTTATCATGACAACGGGCGCGTGCTGACGGCGGCGGGCATTTCGGCGGGGATCGACGGTGCGCTGCATCTGGTGCGGCGCGAACTCGGCGAAGCGGTGGCGGAGCGAACGGCGCGCTACATGGAATACACGCCGGAGGACGGACGCGCGCGGCAGGCTTTTATCCCGTGA
- a CDS encoding EamA family transporter, which produces MKHASAAPSRSAVALGFAAIYVIWGSTYLGIRIAVETLPPFLMAGVRFLIAGALLFAWVRWKHRARPTARQWRDNAIAGGLMLLGGNGLVAWAEQEIPSGIATLIISIGPVFMVLFDWLVLAVGRDAERGARPTGATFLGLALGFIGLALLVGPDIAGASATPLDAWRVAGLVVACVAWSLGSIFMRYARSPAEPLTGSALQMLTGGGWLMLAAAWHGDFNGFEFAAVSGRSFAAWLYLIGVGSLVGFTTYVWLMKVSTPARVSTYAYVNPIVAVLLGWLILNETVGPRMIVASAVIVAGVAIITLQRGRPKVATALSQVQPPMEPAKR; this is translated from the coding sequence GTGAAGCACGCCTCCGCTGCTCCTTCCCGCTCGGCGGTCGCGCTGGGCTTCGCAGCCATTTACGTGATCTGGGGCAGCACGTATCTGGGCATTCGGATCGCGGTGGAGACGCTGCCGCCGTTTCTCATGGCGGGAGTGCGGTTCCTCATCGCGGGGGCGTTGCTGTTTGCGTGGGTGCGCTGGAAACATCGCGCGCGGCCGACGGCGCGGCAGTGGCGCGACAACGCGATCGCGGGCGGGTTGATGTTGCTCGGCGGCAACGGACTGGTGGCGTGGGCGGAACAGGAAATTCCGTCGGGCATCGCCACGCTGATCATTTCGATCGGGCCGGTGTTCATGGTCTTGTTCGACTGGCTGGTGCTGGCGGTGGGGCGTGACGCGGAGCGCGGGGCGCGGCCGACGGGCGCGACGTTTCTCGGGCTGGCGCTGGGTTTTATCGGACTCGCCCTGCTGGTCGGGCCGGACATCGCGGGCGCGTCGGCGACGCCGCTCGACGCGTGGCGGGTGGCGGGGCTGGTGGTGGCGTGCGTGGCGTGGTCGCTGGGTTCGATTTTCATGCGTTATGCGCGCTCGCCCGCGGAGCCCTTGACGGGGTCCGCGCTGCAAATGCTCACGGGCGGCGGGTGGTTGATGCTGGCCGCCGCATGGCACGGAGATTTCAACGGTTTCGAGTTCGCGGCGGTGAGCGGGCGGTCGTTCGCCGCGTGGCTGTATTTGATCGGCGTCGGTTCGCTCGTGGGATTCACGACCTATGTGTGGCTCATGAAAGTAAGCACGCCGGCGCGGGTTTCCACCTATGCGTATGTGAATCCGATCGTGGCGGTGCTGCTCGGTTGGTTGATTCTCAACGAGACCGTGGGGCCGCGCATGATCGTGGCGTCGGCGGTGATTGTCGCAGGTGTCGCGATCATCACGCTGCAGCGGGGCCGGCCGAAGGTCGCGACGGCGTTGTCGCAAGTGCAGCCGCCGATGGAGCCGGCGAAAAGATGA
- a CDS encoding GNAT family N-acetyltransferase: MNPPFNELIALAETDADIARCFPVLAQLRPHLIETEFVERVRRMQREGFLLARLEAEGVVRAVAGFRYHEKLFSGRTLYVDDLVTDDTQRSRGHGRQLLAWLEAQARARGCDLLELDSGVQRAAAHRFYFRERMTIGAYHFSRALQD, encoded by the coding sequence ATGAACCCTCCATTCAACGAGCTCATCGCTCTTGCTGAAACGGACGCGGACATCGCGCGATGCTTTCCCGTGCTGGCGCAATTGCGGCCGCATCTGATCGAGACCGAATTCGTGGAGCGCGTGCGGCGAATGCAACGCGAGGGTTTTTTGCTCGCACGGCTGGAGGCCGAGGGTGTTGTCCGCGCCGTGGCGGGTTTCCGGTATCACGAAAAACTGTTCTCGGGTCGCACACTTTACGTCGACGATCTGGTGACGGATGACACGCAACGTTCGCGAGGCCATGGCCGGCAGTTGCTCGCGTGGCTGGAAGCGCAGGCGCGGGCGCGCGGCTGCGACCTCTTGGAACTCGACTCCGGCGTGCAGCGCGCTGCGGCGCACCGTTTTTATTTTCGCGAGCGCATGACGATCGGCGCTTATCACTTCTCGCGGGCACTGCAGGATTGA
- a CDS encoding sugar phosphate isomerase/epimerase family protein: MLSPGLVSITFRKLSPREIVALVRRAGLRAIEWGGDIHVPHGELGRARETRELTADAGLTVAAYGSYYRVGHSEDDGLAFEAVLETALELGAPLIRVWAGTVGSANIAAGERDHLFAELRRIAALAARARVQIAPEFHGGTFNDTNASCRELLAAVPDANVLSYWQPLLGMDEASARAGLTTIGPRLAHLHVYHWITVQDRRPLAEGAALWRERLALVNALPGEHAALLEFVRDDSPEQFLHDAATLLDCLRVLPV, translated from the coding sequence ATGCTCTCGCCCGGTCTCGTTTCGATCACGTTTCGCAAACTCTCGCCGCGGGAGATCGTTGCACTCGTGCGGCGCGCCGGGCTGCGCGCGATCGAGTGGGGCGGCGATATCCACGTGCCGCACGGCGAACTCGGCCGCGCTCGTGAAACGCGGGAACTCACCGCGGATGCGGGCCTCACGGTGGCCGCTTACGGCAGCTACTACCGCGTCGGCCACAGCGAGGACGACGGGCTCGCCTTCGAGGCCGTCTTGGAAACAGCCCTCGAGCTCGGCGCGCCGTTGATCCGCGTGTGGGCCGGCACGGTGGGCTCGGCGAACATCGCCGCCGGCGAGCGCGATCACTTGTTCGCGGAGCTGCGCCGCATCGCCGCGCTGGCCGCGCGGGCCCGCGTGCAGATCGCGCCGGAATTTCACGGCGGCACATTCAACGATACCAACGCGTCCTGTCGCGAATTGCTCGCCGCCGTGCCCGACGCGAATGTTCTCTCCTACTGGCAGCCGTTGCTGGGGATGGACGAAGCCTCCGCCCGCGCCGGTCTCACCACGATCGGCCCCCGACTCGCCCACCTGCACGTTTATCACTGGATCACCGTGCAGGACCGCCGTCCGCTCGCCGAAGGCGCCGCGCTCTGGCGGGAACGCCTCGCCCTGGTCAACGCCCTGCCCGGCGAACACGCCGCCTTGCTGGAGTTCGTGCGTGACGATTCCCCCGAGCAATTTCTCCACGACGCCGCTACGCTCCTCGACTGCCTGCGCGTCCTCCCCGTCTGA